The following are encoded together in the Pedobacter sp. D749 genome:
- a CDS encoding acyl-CoA dehydrogenase family protein encodes METTEKKTIKGGEFLIKDTTYQEVFIPEEFDEEQQMIAQTCRDFLAAEVYPNLDKIDKQEDPELMPTLLTKAGELGILGVSVPEEYGGFGKNFNTSMLVADVVGAGHSFAVALSAHTGIGTLPILYYGNEEQKAKYIPKLGSGEWKAAYCLTEPNSGSDANSGKTKAKLSEDSKHYIITGQKMWITNGGFADIFIVFAKIDDDKNLTAFIVEKDFGGITMNPEEHKMGIKGSSTRQVFFNDCMVPVENMLSDRENGFKIAVNILNIGRIKLSAAAIGASKATLNTAINYSNERIQFGRPISKYGAIRFKIAEIAAKLYAVDSANYRAGQNIDDTYDQLVAGGMESGKARLKSVEQFAVECAILKVWGSEALDYTVDEGVQIYGGMGFSADAPMDRAYRDARINRIFEGTNEINRLLTVDMMLKRAMKGELDLMTPATAVAAELMSIPDFGEEDTTLFAAEKKVLSNLKKATLMVAGAAVQKLMMTLSKEQEILMNIADMASYVYVLESALLRTEKLASTRGEEAVAGQLDLLRIYLVEAVDGVAKAGKEALWAFAEGDEQRMMLVGLRRFTKVEPFNVKDARQRVAQQLIEANKYIF; translated from the coding sequence ATGGAAACAACTGAAAAAAAGACAATTAAAGGCGGTGAATTCTTAATTAAGGATACCACTTATCAGGAAGTATTTATCCCTGAAGAATTTGATGAAGAGCAGCAGATGATTGCACAAACCTGTCGCGATTTTCTTGCGGCCGAGGTTTATCCCAATTTAGACAAAATTGACAAACAGGAAGATCCTGAATTGATGCCAACACTTTTAACCAAAGCTGGCGAACTGGGTATTCTTGGCGTTTCAGTACCGGAAGAGTACGGTGGTTTTGGTAAAAACTTCAATACTTCTATGCTGGTTGCAGATGTGGTAGGTGCAGGCCACTCTTTTGCTGTAGCACTTTCTGCTCATACAGGCATAGGCACTTTGCCGATTCTATATTATGGTAACGAAGAACAGAAAGCAAAATATATCCCTAAGTTAGGTTCGGGCGAATGGAAGGCAGCTTACTGCTTAACTGAGCCAAACTCGGGTTCGGATGCGAACTCTGGTAAAACCAAGGCCAAATTAAGTGAAGATAGTAAACACTATATCATTACTGGTCAGAAAATGTGGATTACCAATGGTGGTTTTGCCGATATTTTTATCGTTTTCGCGAAAATTGATGATGATAAAAACTTAACTGCATTTATTGTAGAGAAAGATTTCGGTGGCATCACCATGAATCCGGAAGAGCACAAAATGGGGATCAAAGGATCTTCAACCCGTCAGGTTTTCTTTAATGATTGCATGGTACCTGTTGAGAATATGTTGAGTGACAGGGAAAATGGATTTAAAATCGCGGTAAATATTTTAAACATTGGCCGTATCAAATTATCTGCGGCTGCTATTGGTGCATCAAAAGCAACTTTGAACACAGCGATTAATTATTCGAATGAAAGGATCCAGTTTGGTCGCCCAATTTCTAAATATGGTGCCATTCGTTTCAAAATTGCAGAAATTGCTGCTAAACTTTATGCTGTTGATTCGGCAAACTATCGTGCCGGACAAAATATTGATGATACCTACGATCAACTGGTTGCAGGCGGAATGGAATCGGGCAAAGCCAGGTTAAAATCTGTAGAGCAATTTGCGGTAGAGTGTGCCATTTTAAAAGTATGGGGCTCTGAAGCATTAGACTACACAGTAGATGAAGGCGTGCAGATTTACGGTGGAATGGGATTTAGTGCCGATGCGCCAATGGATAGGGCTTACCGCGATGCACGTATCAACCGGATTTTCGAAGGCACAAACGAAATTAACCGTTTGTTGACCGTTGACATGATGCTGAAACGCGCCATGAAAGGCGAGTTGGATTTAATGACGCCAGCTACCGCAGTTGCCGCTGAATTGATGAGCATCCCTGATTTTGGTGAAGAAGATACCACCTTATTTGCTGCAGAGAAAAAAGTACTCTCGAATTTGAAAAAAGCAACCTTAATGGTGGCTGGTGCTGCGGTTCAAAAGTTAATGATGACCTTAAGCAAAGAGCAGGAAATTTTAATGAACATTGCCGACATGGCGAGTTATGTTTATGTGCTAGAATCTGCACTCTTGAGAACAGAAAAATTGGCAAGCACACGTGGAGAGGAAGCAGTTGCAGGCCAATTGGATCTATTAAGAATTTATTTAGTAGAAGCGGTTGACGGTGTTGCCAAAGCAGGTAAAGAAGCACTTTGGGCTTTTGCCGAAGGTGATGAGCAACGGATGATGTTGGTTGGCTTGCGTCGATTTACAAAAGTAGAGCCGTTTAATGTTAAAGATGCCCGTCAAAGAGTTGCACAACAGCTTATTGAAGCAAATAAATATATTTTTTAA
- a CDS encoding FKBP-type peptidyl-prolyl cis-trans isomerase, translated as MMVKFKHIILLLCLAGCFAACKKNVSIDDSYDPTPQFKTDTAAISAFVKTNNIPATKDASGIFYQIIAPGTGNVSYLNSTVITADYEGRLLNGTIFDSSKGTPISFKLGNVILGWQFGIQKIQKGGKIRLIIPSYYAYGTQSPSSLIPANSILDFTITLTDVQ; from the coding sequence ATGATGGTTAAGTTTAAACATATTATTTTATTGCTATGCCTGGCAGGATGCTTTGCAGCTTGTAAGAAAAATGTGTCTATTGATGATTCTTACGATCCTACGCCTCAATTTAAAACGGATACTGCTGCAATAAGTGCTTTTGTAAAGACTAATAATATCCCGGCAACAAAAGATGCGAGTGGTATTTTTTATCAGATAATAGCTCCTGGGACAGGTAACGTAAGTTATCTAAATTCAACGGTCATTACTGCAGATTATGAAGGTAGATTATTAAACGGTACTATTTTCGATAGCTCCAAAGGAACTCCAATCTCTTTTAAACTTGGAAATGTTATTTTAGGATGGCAGTTTGGGATTCAAAAAATACAAAAAGGGGGTAAAATCAGATTGATCATACCTTCTTATTACGCTTATGGAACACAATCACCCTCATCTTTGATTCCGGCAAATTCAATACTTGATTTTACTATAACACTTACAGACGTACAATAA
- a CDS encoding FKBP-type peptidyl-prolyl cis-trans isomerase: protein MNKFTKLGLFTLLLATVVFSSCKKEYETIESVDDTAIQTYLKQNNLSFTKDATKGYYYKITTQGTGSAVANQDSVYYTYTFKTLSGQVLKQISDLMILGTYLGYTDQFAINSNTVNYVFAPVREVLTKLNRGGQATLIMPSHLAFGKNGLSALNIGSNENILVDLVMYSESKRHEIDELEINKLIANNNLTMIKDPSRARYSITTPGTGTDAINLNSTIVANYTLRTLDGVVVPQAGQITDVLSNLFKGWQLILPGKVTAGGKLRLILPSDLTNGAPLDFDIEIVSVTN, encoded by the coding sequence ATGAACAAATTTACTAAACTAGGCCTATTTACACTTTTACTGGCTACTGTAGTTTTCAGCTCGTGCAAAAAGGAATATGAGACGATAGAAAGCGTAGATGATACAGCTATTCAAACATATTTGAAGCAGAATAATCTAAGCTTCACTAAGGATGCAACAAAAGGATACTATTATAAAATTACAACACAGGGTACAGGTAGTGCCGTTGCAAATCAAGATTCTGTTTATTATACTTATACCTTCAAAACTTTATCGGGACAAGTATTAAAGCAGATATCAGATTTAATGATTCTGGGTACCTATTTAGGATATACAGATCAATTCGCTATTAACAGCAATACTGTAAATTATGTTTTTGCTCCAGTAAGAGAAGTACTAACGAAATTAAACCGAGGTGGTCAAGCTACTTTAATTATGCCATCACACTTAGCTTTTGGTAAAAATGGATTGAGCGCTTTAAATATCGGTTCAAACGAAAATATTCTTGTTGACTTAGTAATGTATAGCGAATCGAAAAGACATGAAATTGACGAATTGGAGATTAATAAATTAATAGCCAATAATAACTTAACTATGATTAAGGATCCGTCAAGGGCACGTTACTCTATTACTACACCTGGTACAGGAACTGATGCTATTAATTTAAACTCTACAATAGTTGCAAATTATACATTGAGAACTTTAGACGGTGTTGTAGTACCGCAGGCTGGTCAAATAACTGATGTTTTAAGTAATTTGTTTAAAGGTTGGCAGTTAATATTGCCTGGAAAAGTAACTGCTGGTGGAAAGCTTCGTTTGATTTTACCTTCTGATTTGACTAATGGAGCGCCTTTAGATTTTGACATAGAAATAGTAAGTGTTACAAATTAG
- a CDS encoding FKBP-type peptidyl-prolyl cis-trans isomerase, with product MIKFRFLTILFLCVVAVSSCKKDEDPEKQITDFIKQNNINAVRDNSGLYYQIIKPGSGSFTYPSNTKITIKYEGRLLDGTVFDNGGGKEQTFNLAELIQGWRIGIPKIQKGGEIRLIVPPGLGYGSGAVGSIPGNSVLDFTIQLSNTQ from the coding sequence ATGATTAAATTTAGATTCCTCACCATACTCTTTTTATGTGTAGTTGCAGTTTCATCTTGTAAAAAAGATGAGGATCCTGAAAAACAGATTACTGATTTTATTAAACAAAATAATATCAATGCCGTTAGAGATAACTCTGGCTTATATTATCAGATCATTAAACCTGGTTCGGGTTCTTTTACTTATCCCAGCAATACTAAAATCACCATTAAATACGAAGGCAGGTTATTAGACGGAACTGTGTTTGATAATGGCGGTGGCAAAGAGCAGACCTTTAATCTGGCAGAATTAATACAAGGCTGGAGAATAGGTATTCCTAAAATCCAAAAAGGTGGTGAAATCAGGTTAATTGTTCCACCAGGTTTAGGTTATGGAAGCGGAGCCGTAGGTTCTATTCCAGGCAATTCAGTATTAGATTTTACCATACAGCTGTCTAATACACAATAA